One window of the Babesia microti strain RI chromosome IV, complete genome genome contains the following:
- a CDS encoding Calcyclin-binding protein (overlaps_old_locusTagID:BBM_III05710), with the protein MTSVGDEIKEWQRLLDLTNVKSVKDKINKHITDLKCISPCTINSTINGTNGDVKSSKQCKTINEFSWEQETSSIKIRIKFDNISTHDRSKINLQCDASSVSLTVNDFKSPDNNANYMFRIAKLHSKINPEKSSYHLKTNYIVLSLEKESPGHWPSVEYKQSNITKPKIPEADKDSDPNSMLIDLMKNLYQEGDDEMKRTIAKAWTEANEKRNFV; encoded by the coding sequence ATGACATCCGTCGGTGACGAGATTAAGGAATGGCAAAGATTGCTAGATCTCACAAATGTTAAAAGTGTGAAGGATAAgataaataaacatattacaGATCTCAAATGTATCAGTCCATGCACCATTAATTCCACTATTAATGGTACAAATGGTGATGTTAAATCTTCCAAGCAAtgtaaaacaattaatgaGTTTTCATGGGAACAAGAGACATCCTCAATAAAAATAAGAATCAagtttgataatatatccaCACATGACCGATCCAAAATTAATCTACAATGCGATGCATCTTCCGTGTCACTAACagttaatgattttaaatcaCCAGATAATAATGCTAATTATATGTTTCGCATTGCTAAAttacattcaaaaattaaccCTGAAAAATCAAGCTACCATTTGAAAACAAACTATATAGTGTTGTCATTAGAGAAGGAATCACCAGGCCATTGGCCCAGCGTAGAATATAAACAATCGAATATAACCAAACCTAAGATTCCTGAAGCAGATAAGGATAGTGACCCAAATTCAATGCTGATCGATTTGATGAAAAATCTCTATCAGGAAGGTGACGATGAAATGAAGCGAACCATAGCCAAAGCGTGGACGGAGGCAAATGAAAAAcgtaattttgtataa
- a CDS encoding Uncharacterized conserved protein (DUF2042) (overlaps_old_locusTagID:BBM_III05705) has protein sequence MGSLTELRKRLSQLQLKSSKITLCQSECVDILLKISSLRNLNLFSTNDGMFLLTNKQVELEIIKILENEGGRAELFYISNCLDLNFNIIEKALSELLKKSTYNYYVEQGVLMNTIYLNNLIDSINCKLKGLGIIKLSDLSAEYNLSTAFICKILNNHMLHKLEGTLNKTHIENDSYRIILERSLKAALIATFVNVSISHFAHISCCDEDTAESILQDIISKNINIGIIRSNNFIPNSYILNKQREIINYFSSNGYIHKSIYNEFSSSDNTDEYSSIIYKSIALCNVFIKKSYLQQVKFLVDEAMTNCIWRLLDSILPSTLSFDDIQMLIKLATNINVDTEYHNKSTALLYQDYIFIPQKYLTNLITISSHYILYMLKCEDENYIWTTNFVNYAKVCSHLIYTLIDTKSVSSMTKGKKKKRTIDLSPVQPTIINREIQQFNVEEMFNSIVSAPNDVLSAIIIDEINIKEYFNDTEYSFSNLWNIIYDHSEFSAFIFEEIIHDFNQLYLEKYAKPQKTDLTLDLSEQIEFHYNTFHYSYKGLKFLGVTDWNNPISIYICRNILMKALEQLIEIYQLKSNINVGDLSDKKMALDKLTKHGLDTKNLITFYESIVSRNLESVVGICYQAAEDVYENIRIPNKKNEKEYLANKIKHVKSQAKTVSEDDHLSICHLFVTYVLLLNGYFVEFPVHDWSVKYMANMLSTCKRLKCYIAQDPVNHFNLYAELKERQDSFPEYKLKELNQSSESLLSFIKE, from the exons ATGGGAAGTTTAACAGAACTTCGCAAGAGATTATCACAATTACAATTGAAATCATCAAAGATCACTTTGTGTCAAAGTGAATGTGTTGATATATTGCTAAAAATATCTTCTCTTagaaatttaaatttattttctaCGAATGATGGGATGTTTTTACTCACAAATAAGCAAGTAGAACtagaaattattaaaatactGGAAAATGAA GGTGGAAGAGCTGagttattttacatatcCAATTGCCTTGATCTTAActtcaatatcattgaGAAAGCATTGTctgaattattaaaaaaatcgacatacaattattatgttGAACAGGGAGTTCTAATGAACACTATCTAtcttaataatttgatagaTTCCATTAATTGCAAACTTAaa ggaTTGGGGATTATCAAATTGTCTGATTTATCTGCCGAGTATAACTTATCAACTGCTTTTATCTGTAAAATACTTAATAATCACATGTTACACAAATTAGAAG GGACACTTAATAAGACGCATATTGAGAATGATTCATATCGCATTATATTGGAAAGAAGTTTAAAAGCCGCTCTAATTGCTACTTTTGTAAATGTGTCAATATCTCATTTTGCTCACATTTCTTG ttGTGATGAGGATACTGCCGAATCAATTCTACaagatataatttcaaagaATATAAACATTGGTATTATTAgatcaaataatttcatccCCAATTCATACATCCTGAATAAACAAAGGGAGAttataaactatttttcCTCTAATGGTTATATACATAagtcaatatataatgagTTTTCCTCATCGGATAATACTGATGAGTATAGCAGTATTATCTACAAATCAATCGCTTTATGTAACgtttttatcaaaaaaagTTACCTGCAGCAAgtcaaatttttagttgAT gaAGCAATGACTAATTGTATATGGAGATTATTGGACAGCATTTTACCTAGCACATTAtcatttgatgatatacag atGCTAATTAAACTGGCgacaaatataaatgtgGACACCGAATATCATAACAAATCGACAGCTTTACTGTATCAAGactacatttttatcccCCAAAAGTACCTTACCaatttaataacaatttcatcacactatatattatatatgttgaAATGTGAAgatgaaaattatatttggactactaattttgttaattatgCCAAGGTATGTTCacatttgatatatacactTATCGATACTAAATCTGTTTCTTCTATGACAAAAGGTAAAAAGAAGAAGAGGacaattgatttatctCCAGTCCAACCCACTATTATTAATCGTGAAATACAGCAGTTTAACGTGGAAGAGATGTTCAATTCAATAGTATCTGCTCCAAATGATGTATTGTCCGCTATTAtcattgatgaaattaatataaagGAATACTTCAATGATACTgaatattcattttcaaatctctggaatataatttatgatcACTCTGAATTTTCTGCTTTCATATTTGAAGAGATAATACAT GATTTCAATCAATTATACCTGGAGAAATATGCTAAACCACAAAAGACTGATCTTACACTTGATTTATCCGAACAAATCGAATTCCATTATAATACTTTTCACTATTCATATAAGggattgaaatttttgggTGTAACCGATTGGAACAACCCTATAAGCATTTACATATGCAGAAATATTCTAATGAAAGCACTAGAACAACTAATCGAAATTTATCAGCTTAAGTCCAACATTAATGTCGGAGACTTGTCGGATAAAAAAATGGCACTTGACAAATTGACAAAGCATGGACTGGacactaaaaatttaattacattttacGAATCTATTGTCAGCAGAAATTTGGAAAGTGTTGTGGGTATTTGTTACCAGGCTGCTGAGGATGTATATGAAAAT ATACGCATTCCGAATAAGAAAAATGAGAAGGAATATTTAGCTAACAAGATTAAGCACGTCAAATCGCAAGCTAAAACTGTTTCCGAAGATGATCATCTATCAATTTGCCATCTATTTGTGACATATGTACTTTTGTTGAATGGGTATTTCGTTGAGTTTCCTGTCCATGATTGGagtgttaaatatatggCAAATATGTTGTCAACTTGTAAAAGGTTAAAGTGCTATATTGCACAAGATCCAGTCAATCACTTTAATCTCTACGCCGAATTGAAAG AACGGCAAGATTCTTTTCCTGAATATAAACTGAAAGAATTAAACCAATCATCAGaatcattattatcattcaTCAAAGAATAA
- a CDS encoding hypothetical protein (overlaps_old_locusTagID:BBM_III05700), whose translation MAKAGDSIVYSCSDKNIENNKYNKKIANSLPNNNPISNSEGYNIDIDKWEMINGFDLFETDRDPNDEINSSCSLEKWLLCGSWTMPFPSHRLDKPLSNRPNNHVKKNDFEVLTKEEIVGEYSSKLIEENMRYIESSCNSSYSDSCESSANSEVYNMNSYDTLKITRLYYDSKEDISNNDKNNIDDSTHMKVRNYIPCVMDENDINSLKILDEKLGDAFKKVNSMHLETKNLISNLSNSMPCLDELMSTTHSLKSNTGKFKSSCNWVMRTAQMDYYKCILFIIFGVGFAIWTL comes from the coding sequence ATGGCGAAAGCTGGTGATAGTATAGTCTATAGTTGCTcagataaaaatattgaaaataacaaatacaataaaaaaattgcaaacTCACTGCCTAATAATAATCCAATAAGTAATTCAGAAGGTTATAACATTGACATTGACAAATGGGAGATGATAAATGGCTTTGATCTATTTGAAACAGATAGAGATccaaatgatgaaattaattctaGCTGTTCCCTAGAAAAGTGGCTACTTTGTGGTTCTTGGACAATGCCTTTCCCCAGCCATAGGCTTGATAAGCCCTTAAGCAATAGGCCTAACAATCATGTGAAgaaaaatgattttgaaGTGCTAACTAAGGAAGAAATTGTTGGGGAATATAGTTCTAAATTGATTGAAGAGAATATGAGATATATAGAATCTTCATGTAATTCATCATACAGTGACTCATGTGAAAGCAGTGCAAATTCTGAAGTATACAATATGAATTCATACGACACATTAAAGATTACTAGGTTATACTATGATTCCAAAGAAGATATTTctaataatgataaaaataatattgatgATTCTACGCATATGAAAGTTAGAAATTACATCCCTTGTGTAAtggatgaaaatgatatcaaTTCACTGAAGATATTGGATGAAAAATTGGGAGATGCATTCAAAAAAGTAAATTCTATGCACTTAgaaactaaaaatttgatatcaaatttgtcCAATTCAATGCCATGCCTTGACGAACTAATGTCTACAACGCATAGTCTCAAGTCTAATACAGGAAAGTTTAAATCATCCTGCAACTGGGTTATGAGGACTGCACAGATGGATTATTAcaaatgtatattgttCATTATTTTCGGCGTAGGGTTTGCTATTTGGACTCTTTAA
- a CDS encoding Probable nicotinate-nucleotide adenylyltransferase (overlaps_old_locusTagID:BBM_III05715), translating into MMIPKYDYCIYGGSFNPVTVGHMLVLNAVYSTCVAKEYLIMPCNVNDLKKHLVDPIHRINLLNIALKQNFPGADNISVTDFETKYEGPSESYITLQRLRDEYPGKSFVFIIGSDVLHQMPKWPMGLQFAQNADFIIATRNGYPIEDSDLAILNKYYLLDDLLRDANKKNKTSNASSTEARRLISIGDRMRLSELLTDDVIKYIDDKKLYV; encoded by the exons atgatgattCCTAAATACGACTATTGTATTTATGGAGGTTCATTTAATCCCGTAACCGTGGGTCACATGCTAGTGCTAAACGCAGTATACTCCACTTGCGTTGCCAAGGAATACCTAATCATGCCATGCAATGTGAATGATCTGAAAAAACATCTTGTAGACCCTATCCATAGGATAAATCTATTGAATATCGCATTAAAGCAGAATTTCCCTGGGGCCGACAACATATCG GTCACCGATTTTGAGACAAAATACGAAGGACCTAGCGAAAGTTACATAACGCTACAAAGGCTAAGGGACGAATATCCTGgaaaatcatttgtatttataattggAAGTGATGTATTGCATCAAATGCCAAAATG GCCAATGGGATTACAATTTGCCCAAAATGCGGATTTTATCATTGCAACCCGAAATGGATATCCAATCGAGGATAGTGATTTAGCTATACTCAATAAGTATTACTTGTTAGATGATTTGTTAAGGGATGCAAACAAAAAAAACAAAACATCTAACGCATCATCCACAGAGGCAAGGAGGCTTATTTCTATTGGTGATAGA ATGCGATTGAGTGAACTTCTGACTGATGAcgtaataaaatatattgatgataaaaaactttatgtgtaa
- a CDS encoding kinase, putative (overlaps_old_locusTagID:BBM_III05685;~overlaps_old_locusTagID:BBM_III05690) — protein MADVSDLFIERLYRISDQSFKKCGTSIMLINQEGDVLYKIMPISNYTEARFYQLAYQNTLDTSNVYLDIHTDEVWGIVSELDYDCSIAIGLENIIYGYEIPAVADIKLGMSHPMNYTYESDVSSDDIPKYIDKWRSIKSQLRNEYFNDPIKANSLIRQITAQMIGLPSQYHHYSTDDIYNLLKKWRQIQASHDTTQASLGLRICSMNYKNCDSEVTDLTPNISKNFTDNECINHISRYIEIGNLWRISNKIKLLSKWISNQHVTFCATSLLIVFDQNNLENFDVRWIDFNYVLPIKHKKSDSCDVNVLKGLQLISNLCVR, from the exons atggcAGATGTTTCagatttatttattgagAGATTGTATCGGATTAGTGATCAAAGTTTTAAGAAATGTGGAACTTCTATTATGCTTATAAATCAAGAAGGTGACGTACTTTACAAGATAATGccaatttcaaattacaCAGAGGCTAGATTCTACCAATTGGCATACCAAAACACATTGGATACTTCAAATGTGTATTTAGACATTCACACag ATGAAGTTTGGGGCATAGTATCTGAACTTGACTACGATTGTTCCATTGCAATAGGG ttagaaaatataatttacgGATATGAAATTCCCGCAGTTGCTGATATTAAATTGGGTATGTCACATCCCATGAATTATACATATGAATCTGATGTATCGAGTGATGATATcccaaaatatattgacaAATGGCGTTCTATTAAATCACAATTAagaaatgaatattttaatgacCCTATAAAAGCTAATTCATTGATTAGGCAAATTACTGCTCAAATGATAGGATTGCCGTctcaatatcatcattacAGCACTGATgacatatacaatttgcTAAAGAAATGGAGACAAATTCAA GCTTCGCATGATACAACACAGGCTAGCTTGGGTTTAAGAATATGTTCAATGAATTATAAGAATTGTGATAGTGAAGTGACAGATTTAACGCCAAACAtaagtaaaaattttacagaTAACGAATGTATTAATCACATATCACG ATACATTGAgattggaaatttatgGCGAATTAGTAATAAGATTAAACTATTATCAAAATGGATATCAAACCAGCACGTAACATTTTGTGCTACATCATTACTCATTGTATTCGATCAGAACAActtggaaaattttgatgtaCGGTGGATTGACTTCAATTACGTATTGCCtatt aAACATAAAAAATCAGATAGTTGCGATGTAAATGTGCTAAAAGGGTTACAACTAATAAGCAACTTATGTGTCAGATGA
- a CDS encoding ribose 5-phosphate isomerase A (overlaps_old_locusTagID:BBM_III05695): protein MVDVNSEMKKLAAIKAVDDYIASGMVVGLGTGSTASHAIKYLAEKIKSGKIAGIKGVATSDTTHELASSLGITLVDIDTVDSIDVAIDGADEIDMNLNMIKGGGGALLREKMIEIKANKFIVIADEYKLNKDNLGCKFPIPVEIVKFGHKTICKQITSVTGCDSWQLRIKNNELYVTNNGNYIVDILFKYPPPNVQMISDKLRDIIGVVCHGLFIDMANECIICDKNLNVHKLDKNNAINYFG from the exons ATGGTAGATGTTAATAGTGAAATGAAAAAGTTGGCG GCAATAAAAGCTGTTGATGATTACATTGCCTCAGGAATGGTTGTAGGTCTTGGTACAGGTAGTACGGCATCACatgcaattaaatatttagctGAAAAGATTAAATCTGGAAAAATAGCTGGCATTAAGGGTGTTGCTACTAGTGATACAACACACGAACTT GCCTCAAGCCTTGGAATTACTTTAGTAGACATTGACACTGTAGACTCTATCGACGTGGCAATTGATGGCGCAGATGAAATTGAcatgaatttgaatatgaTCAAGGGTGGAGGAGGTGCGTTGCTTAGGGAAAAAATGATAGAGATTAAggcaaacaaatttatagtG atTGCTGACGaatacaaattgaataaGGACAATTTGGGTTGCAAATTTCCAATTCCAGTAGAAATCGTCAAATTTGGACACAAAACAATTTGCAAACAAATAACATCAGTAACTGGTTGCGACTCGTGGCAATTGagaattaaaaataacgaGTTGTATGTTACAAACAATGGAAATTACattgtagatattttattcaAGTATCCACCACCTAACGTTCAAATGATTTCAGACAAATTGAGAGAT aTTATTGGTGTAGTGTGTCATGGATTGTTTATTGATATGGCAAATGAGTGTATAATATGTGATAAAAATCTAAACGTGCataaattggataaaaataatgcaattaattattttggtTGA
- a CDS encoding conserved Plasmodium protein, unknown function (overlaps_old_locusTagID:BBM_III05720), with product MEYLLISSRNVSRSSTESSYVKTYPSTTDNPEQTNNNLNKVELLVNIPDEQDVVIIAHINESKKGQNDNCCSIVSDVIERIPFYSFILRKSPYFSKKLQTLLRSNNEDFTKGNITSKTPIPINIHVPSLDSLYAVLNYLYNGKFNAVNIEPIIQVEIYILTMILYLDDLRYKVIKRLNSPVSCDHLVKLALAAEQYNDDPLLDDCISLISNFGYKVFLDKLYLNLGIKGFRKLICSDNLQMDELQIYAFTVLYMKSHDFLNNPYDQSVTKFSDMEMDIIKCIRYCAMSHDIISKIRSPSLDKLLLDAIIRLSTNTTFPLRVTAWKENKYFRCVCHTGKYPTVLIKLAPKQYASIIQNDVKIPPYHFSSHSSYNSNIMLPPIYLQDDNQYTSSNISIEKPYYTFTIGSYRVVSECSWVFEICRSRDGNLHIGFIFQHNESSLYRNKPTNDPFINDNVIYYDTANFSFNSALVDMEKCKILKNHVHLTGKFKPLQNNKLCQGDRIYIDVKCLSHCLNMTININENASESFSYPYKTMYTSGNVIKRPVINVAPYIAMLDYGDAICIPEVK from the exons ATGGAGTATTTACTAATTAGCAGCAGAAATGTGTCACGAAGTAGTACAGAAAGTAGCTATGTAAAAACTTATCCTTCAACTACGGACAACCCCGaacaaacaaataataatttaaac AAAGTCGaattattggtaaatattccTGATGAACAGGATGTAGTTATTATTGCACACATTAATGAATCGAAAAAGGGCCAAAATGACAACTGTTGTTCT ATCGTATCTGATGTAATCGAACGTATCCCTTTCTACTCATTTATTCTCAGAAAATCGccatatttttcaaaaaagCTACAAACATTACTAAGAAGCAATAATGAAGATTTTACCAAGG GCAACATTACATCTAAAACCCCCATTCCTATCAACATACATGTACCATCACTTGATTCTTTATATGcagtattaaattatttatacaa TGGAAAATTCAATGCCGTCAATATAGAACCGATTATTCAGGTGGAAATATACATTCTAACTATGATATTGTATCTTGATGATCTTAGATATAAGGTTATCAAACGACTGAATTCACCAGTATCATGTGATCATTTGGTTAAATTAGCTTTGGCAGCTGAACAATACAACGATGATCCACTGCTCGATGATTGTATTTCTcttatttcaaattttggtTATAAAGTGTTTCTTG acaaattgtatttgaaTTTGGGAATTAAAGGTTTTAGAAAATTGATTTGCAGCgataatttgcaaatggACGAGCTGCAAATTTACGCATTCACTGTGTTGTACATGAAATCGCATGATTTCCTAAACAATCCATATGACCAATCTGTAACTAAATTTTCTGATATGGAAATG GATATCATTAAATGCATTCGATATTGTGCTATGTCGCATGATATTATATCGAAAATTAGATCGCCATCATTGGATAAGCTTCTGCTCGATGCTATAATTAGATTATCAACTAATACCACCTTTCCACTGAGAGTAACAGCATGGAAG gaaaataaatattttagatGTGTTTGTCACACCGGTAAATATCCAACTGTGCTTATTAAGTTGGCCCCCAAACAATATGCCtcaataattcaaaatgaTGTTAAAATACCTCCTTACCACTTCTCTTCCCATTCATCATACAATAGCAATATTATGCTACCTCCAATTTATCTCCAAGATGATAATCAGTATACTTCCTCAAATATAAGTATTGAAAAACCTTATTATACCTTTACCATAG GTTCATATCGTGTAGTATCTGAATGTTCATGGGTTTTTGAAATATGCCGATCGAGGGACGGCAATTTACACATTGGATTCATATTTCAACACAACGAATCATCTTTGTACCGCAATAAGCCTACAAATGATCCATTTATTAATG ataatgtaatatattatgACACAGCCAATTTTAGCTTTAATTCAGCGCTAGTGGATATGGAAAAGTG caaaatattaaaaaatcacgTCCATTTGACGGGTAAATTTAAACCTTtgcaaaataataaattgtgtCAAGGTGACAGAATCTATATTGACGTTAAGTGTCTAAGTCACTGCCTTAATATGACGATAAACATAAATGAAAATGCATCGGAATCATTTTCATATCCTTACAAAACAATG TACACTAGTGGAAACGTCATTAAACGACCTGTAATTAACGTGGCCCCTTACATTGCTATGCTTGATTATGGCGATGCAATTTGTATTCCAGaagttaaataa